The following are encoded in a window of Coriobacteriia bacterium genomic DNA:
- a CDS encoding DJ-1/PfpI family protein, translating into MPDVVMVVAPTVFRDEEYAEPKAILEARGSTVTTASVSSGECVGRFGLKAVATISVAEAATRPWDAVIFVGGGGAEVFFDDDAAHALARAQSQSGDVLAAICIAPSTLAHAGLLGGVRATAFPSREADLRARGAIWTGEPVTIDGRIITGNGPEAATAFGEAVAQALGI; encoded by the coding sequence TGCCCGACGTCGTCATGGTTGTCGCACCGACGGTCTTCCGAGACGAGGAGTACGCCGAGCCAAAGGCGATCCTCGAGGCGCGTGGCTCCACGGTCACCACAGCAAGCGTCTCGTCTGGAGAGTGCGTGGGACGCTTCGGGCTAAAGGCCGTAGCCACCATCTCTGTGGCCGAGGCCGCTACGCGCCCGTGGGACGCGGTGATCTTCGTCGGCGGCGGCGGCGCCGAGGTCTTCTTCGACGACGACGCTGCCCACGCGCTTGCTCGGGCCCAGTCCCAGAGCGGCGACGTGCTCGCTGCGATCTGCATCGCGCCGTCGACGCTCGCTCACGCCGGTTTGCTCGGCGGCGTGCGAGCCACCGCCTTCCCGAGTCGTGAGGCCGACCTGAGGGCTCGCGGCGCGATCTGGACCGGCGAGCCGGTCACTATCGACGGACGCATCATCACCGGCAACGGCCCAGAGGCTGCCACTGCGTTCGGGGAAGCGGTCGCCCAGGCGCTTGGCATCTAG
- a CDS encoding DUF3524 domain-containing protein translates to MADTRPGNADGRSGTVSERLRILVLEPYYGGSHRAVLDGLVKHIDAEWTLLTLPARKWKWRMRGAAITMAQQAGGLARERAAADADVGVAPRPPFDVVFASTFVNLAEFRGMVGSAVAGVPAIVYFHENQLVYPNRHTADWDFQFPLTNITSALSAERCVFNTGWNRDRFCDEIPVFLREFPDHHPKGVGESIRAKSLVLAPPFDPAPFDAQATTRTAVPRIAWPHRWEHDKDPDAFFSAVAKLAEEGLGFEVAVAGQGFRDVPDSILAAEAALGSRLVHLGEPESRDAYAQLLSGCDISVSTAVNEFFGIAMVESAYAGCYPVVPDRLAYPELYPAEMRYASADSLVAMLRSLVLEPPEPGAAREIARGYTFDALIREYESVLRAVASGVDPTAESESP, encoded by the coding sequence TTGGCCGACACCCGCCCCGGCAACGCCGACGGCCGCAGCGGCACCGTGAGCGAGCGGCTACGCATCCTGGTGCTCGAGCCGTACTACGGCGGCAGCCACCGTGCCGTACTTGACGGCCTGGTCAAGCATATCGATGCCGAGTGGACGCTGCTCACACTTCCGGCGCGCAAGTGGAAGTGGCGGATGCGCGGAGCTGCGATCACGATGGCGCAGCAGGCGGGGGGGTTGGCGCGCGAACGCGCAGCCGCCGACGCTGATGTTGGAGTTGCGCCTCGACCGCCATTCGACGTCGTCTTCGCCTCGACCTTCGTCAACCTCGCCGAGTTCCGGGGAATGGTGGGCTCGGCGGTGGCAGGCGTTCCGGCCATCGTCTACTTCCACGAGAACCAGCTCGTCTACCCCAACCGCCACACCGCCGACTGGGACTTCCAGTTCCCGCTGACCAACATCACGAGCGCTCTTTCGGCCGAGCGGTGCGTTTTCAACACTGGCTGGAACCGCGACCGGTTCTGCGACGAGATACCTGTCTTCCTGCGCGAGTTCCCCGACCACCATCCCAAGGGCGTAGGGGAGTCGATACGCGCCAAGTCGCTCGTTCTCGCACCGCCCTTCGATCCTGCGCCCTTCGATGCGCAGGCGACCACGCGCACCGCCGTCCCGCGCATCGCATGGCCGCATCGATGGGAGCACGACAAGGATCCCGATGCCTTCTTCTCGGCGGTAGCCAAGCTTGCCGAGGAGGGGCTCGGGTTCGAGGTAGCCGTGGCGGGTCAGGGCTTCCGAGACGTCCCGGATTCGATCCTGGCCGCCGAGGCTGCGCTGGGCTCTCGGCTGGTACATCTGGGCGAACCCGAGTCGCGCGACGCGTACGCCCAACTCCTCTCAGGCTGCGACATCAGCGTCTCCACGGCCGTCAACGAGTTCTTCGGAATCGCGATGGTCGAGTCCGCGTATGCGGGCTGCTACCCGGTCGTTCCGGACCGACTTGCGTACCCGGAGCTCTACCCGGCCGAGATGCGCTACGCGAGCGCCGACTCGCTTGTCGCGATGCTGCGCTCGCTGGTGCTCGAACCGCCCGAGCCTGGAGCAGCGCGCGAGATCGCGCGAGGCTACACGTTCGATGCGCTGATCAGGGAATACGAATCAGTACTGCGCGCCGTGGCGTCCGGCGTCGATCCCACAGCTGAAAGCGAGTCACCATGA